The following proteins come from a genomic window of Thermodesulfobacteriota bacterium:
- a CDS encoding methylmalonyl-CoA mutase family protein, which translates to MFKEDEIIEIKKDRGKWEEKLEKSLTKAPEIKERFSTVSDMEIGRLYTPEDILGFDFQRDLNFPGEYPFTRGVQPSMYRGRHWTMRMFSGFGSAEDTNKRYHYLLSQGQTGLSVAFHMPTLMGYDSDSPLARGEVGKCGVAIDTLKDMEILFHGIPLDKVTTSMTINPPAAILLAMYIAVAEKQGVSKKQVGGTIQNDMLKEFIAQKTFMCPPKPSVRVIVDTIEYCTKEVPRWNTISISGYHIREAGSTAVQELAFTLADGIGYVQAAIERGLDVDSFASRLSFFFNAHIDFFEEIAKYRAARRIWARVMKERFRAKDPRSWLLRFHTQTAGCSLSAQQPYNNVVRTAFEALAAVLGGTQSLHTNSLDEVLALPTEQSATIALRTQQIIAEETGVANTIDPLGGSYFVESLTNRMEEEAMEYINKIDEMGGIIEAIERGYPQNEIAKAAYHYQQQLDREEKTMVGVNRYVMEETIPIETLKISPDLEEKQIARTRNIKESRDNNKVNSCLDNIRSACEGNGNVMPPILDAVKEYATLQEICDVFREVFGVHRDPGMF; encoded by the coding sequence ATGTTTAAGGAAGATGAAATAATAGAGATTAAAAAGGATAGGGGAAAATGGGAAGAGAAACTTGAGAAGAGTCTAACCAAGGCTCCTGAAATAAAGGAGAGGTTTTCTACTGTTTCTGATATGGAGATAGGCAGACTCTATACTCCCGAAGACATTCTGGGATTTGATTTCCAAAGGGATCTGAATTTCCCGGGAGAGTATCCATTTACACGAGGGGTTCAACCTTCAATGTACAGAGGAAGACACTGGACTATGAGGATGTTTTCTGGTTTTGGGTCTGCTGAGGATACCAATAAGAGATACCACTATCTGCTATCTCAGGGACAAACAGGTCTCAGTGTTGCGTTTCACATGCCTACCCTCATGGGATATGATTCAGACTCTCCTCTGGCAAGGGGTGAGGTGGGCAAATGCGGAGTTGCCATCGATACTTTGAAGGATATGGAGATCCTGTTCCATGGGATCCCCCTGGACAAGGTTACTACCTCCATGACTATAAATCCCCCTGCTGCCATTCTCCTGGCAATGTATATAGCTGTTGCGGAAAAACAAGGGGTAAGCAAGAAACAGGTTGGTGGAACCATTCAGAATGACATGCTGAAGGAGTTTATAGCCCAAAAGACCTTCATGTGTCCTCCTAAACCTTCAGTGAGGGTTATAGTAGATACTATTGAGTACTGTACAAAAGAGGTTCCGCGCTGGAATACCATAAGCATTAGCGGATACCATATCAGAGAGGCAGGGTCGACTGCGGTACAGGAGTTAGCTTTTACCCTGGCTGATGGGATAGGTTATGTACAGGCAGCCATTGAAAGAGGACTGGACGTGGACAGCTTTGCCTCCAGGCTTTCTTTCTTCTTTAATGCCCATATAGATTTTTTTGAAGAAATAGCCAAATACCGTGCTGCCAGGAGAATCTGGGCAAGAGTGATGAAGGAAAGATTTAGAGCAAAGGACCCTCGTTCATGGCTATTGCGATTTCACACGCAAACGGCAGGATGTTCTCTAAGTGCCCAGCAGCCTTACAATAACGTGGTAAGGACTGCTTTTGAAGCCCTGGCAGCAGTTTTGGGAGGTACCCAATCATTACATACCAATTCCCTGGATGAAGTACTGGCTTTACCAACTGAGCAGTCAGCAACTATCGCACTACGAACCCAACAGATCATTGCCGAAGAAACAGGGGTAGCAAATACTATTGACCCCCTGGGTGGTTCTTACTTTGTGGAATCCCTAACCAACAGGATGGAAGAAGAGGCAATGGAATATATAAACAAGATTGATGAGATGGGAGGGATTATTGAAGCCATTGAAAGAGGTTATCCACAAAATGAAATAGCCAAGGCTGCATACCATTATCAACAACAGCTTGATAGAGAAGAAAAGACAATGGTTGGTGTTAACAGGTATGTGATGGAAGAGACTATTCCTATCGAAACACTTAAGATATCGCCGGATCTGGAGGAAAAACAGATAGCCAGAACAAGGAACATAAAGGAAAGTCGAGATAACAATAAGGTGAATTCCTGTTTAGATAATATCCGGAGTGCCTGTGAAGGCAATGGGAATGTGATGCCTCCTATACTTGATGCAGTTAAAGAATACGCCACATTGCAGGAGATATGCGATGTGTTTAGGGAAGTCTTTGGAGTACATCGTGATCCTGGGATGTTTTAA